The genomic window CCTGGTCTTTATCACCGTCTTCGTGAAAATTGCCTTCAGGCCAGGCAGGTTTATCATTGGGGGCATGAAGAAAAAAAGCTTATCAGATATTACCATGGTCTCTGAAAAACATTTACATATACTCTCATTCGATGTTCCTTATCCTCCGGATTATGGAGGCGTCATTGATGTATACTACAAAATGAAGGCATTTGCCGATCAGGGAATTCATGTGCATCTGCATTGCTACCAGTATGGCCGTGAGGCCGCAAAGCAGTTGGAGGAAATATGCGATGAGGTTATTTATTATAAAAGGAAAATTTATAAAGATCCGTTTTTTAGCAAGGATCCTTACATTGTTATAACCAGGAACAGTGGAGAAATTCTGGACAATCTCCGCAAGGATGATTACCCGATTTTTTTCGAAGGCTTGCACAGTTGTTATTATCTTAACAGTGAAATATTGCATAACCGCTTCAAGGTTGTAAGAATGCACAACATTGAGCATGTTTATTATAAGAATCTGGCAAAAATTGAAAAAAACCTGTTCAAGAAGTATTTTTTTAATACTGAAGCGAATCGCTTAAGGAAATTTGAGAAGCATCTGAAAAAGGCAAACCTTACTGCCGCTATCTCACCGGCAGACCATCAATACCTTAACCTGAAATATCAAAATAGCTTTTACCTGCCGGTATTTCATTCCAACACTCAAGTTGAAGTGCTGCCCGGAAAAGGAGATTTTGTGTTATATCATGGTAATCTCTCGGTTGGAGAGAATAATGAAGCTGCGATATACCTGATCCGGGAAATATTTAACGATCTGGAAATACCGTTGTACATTGCCGGAATGAATCCAAGTTCAGAATTAATTAAGGCAGCAGCAGAGAATCCAGGAGTGAAGTTGTTCTCCAAACTTAACAATCAGGAAATCCATAACTTGATTCAAAAGGCTCAGATTAATATTCTGCATACGCAGCAAAATACCGGTATTAAGCTAAAACTGGTAAATGTGCTTTTTAATGGCCGGTTCTGCATAGTTAACCCCAAAATGGTAGAGGCTACCGGTTTAGAAGATCTTTGCATTGTAGCCCCGACAAAGCAAAAAATGAAGGCATTTGTACAGGAGTATTTTGAGAAAGAATTTCCTCATGAAGAAATAACAAAAAGGAAATGCGTTTTGGAATCAAACTTTAATAACGAAAGAAATACAAAATTGATCATAGATAAGATCAACTTCAATTGAGTTCCAGGATATGTCCATCATTGACTTTCAGGGTGCGACTGGGGTATTTCTCCATAATGCGATAGTCGTGGGAAGCCATAATCACGGCAGTGCCATCTTCACTTATTTTTTTAAGTAATCGAAGAATTTCGTCAGAGATTTCCGGGTCAAGATTACCGGTTGGTTCATCGGCAAGGATCACCTGGGGGTCGTTCAGTAGGGCACGGGCAATTACCACCCTTTGTTGTTCGCCACCTGAAAGAGCGTATGGCATTTTGAAGTGTTTAGTACCCAGCCCCACAAGGTTGAGTACTTCCTGCAATCTCTTTTCTATTAGGTCTTTTCGCTTCCAACCCGTTGCCTTCAATACAAAAGTGAGATTATCTGCGACCGATCTGTCGGTGAGGAGTTGAAAATCCTGAAAAACAATACCGAGTTTTCTGCGCAAAAACGCTGTTTTTCTGCGATTGAGAGCGGTAAGGTCGAAGCCGGCAACTTTTCCTTTTCCGGATGCAAGAGGAAGATCACCATATATTGCTTTAAGAAGACTACTTTTGCCGCTCCCGGTCTTGCCGGTTAGGTAAACAAATTCTCCGCGGCTGACGTTAAGGTTAACATTATTCAGCACAAGTGCATCTTGTTGATAGATTTTAGCATCATGAAGGTACACAACAACGTTTTCCATTTAAACTTGAAGTTTTTGCATTTTTCCAAAAGGAATCGTTTCAATGATACCTTTAATTGTAGAGGTTTGGCTCTCCAATCCGCATTTGGCAAGCGCCTTCTCCGGGCGGTCAGCCCTGAAGTACGCGAGAAGCGTAAAATTTTCATCCCTGATTTGAACATAATCAGGGATTTTGGTTTTGCCTTTAACCTTTATAATATACATATTAGATGAGGGGTTTAAATTCTAAATCAAAAATTTTTTTTTTAGTACACAGTCAGTTAGTTTTGCCACCTCACACAAGTCAGGCAAAGATAAACAAATCAAAAGGACAAGAACATGAGCAAGCTCAAACTGTTTAGCCTTCTCATCATTACCCCGGTGCTCTTAATGAGCTGTGGTGGTATTGGGAAGATGAACAAAAAGTATGACACGATCACGTATGCCGCTGAACCCGAAGCGCTTGAGGTACACGCTGATAGTGTCCGTTATTCCGTAACAGGAACCATTCCCCCCAAATATTTCCACAAGCGAGCTACGATGCGTATTGAACCTACGTTGCGTTACTCAGATCAGGATTTGCCTTTGGATCCGATTTATCTGAGGGGTGAGAAAGCCGAGAAACAACCCGGACAGCCTGGAAAGACGATTTCCAAAAGTGGAGGAGGATCCTTCAAGATTGAAGGCAGCGCTCCTTTCGATTCGTCCATGAACCAAGCCTACCTGATCATCGTCCCTTCTATCAGAATTACGGACGGCAAGTACTCTGACCTTGACAGGTGTATATCACCGCCTGAAGATACACTTCTCTTGGGAACTATTACTACTTCGCTCAGTGTAAAGCCCACTGACAGTTTCTTCCTGGGTGGCAGCACAAAACCAATGAGACGTGATAAAAAAGCAATTTTTTATTATCAAATCAACCGCTCGATCCTGCGTGATACGACCACACAGAAGGAACAGGTCAAGGATCTCCTGACATTTATTTCTGATACAAATAATGTGGTGGATGGCATCTCTATAACTTCTTACGCATCGCCTGACGGAGAAGTTGCGTTTAACAGCAGGCTCTCTGAACACAGAACCAATGCTGCTTATCGCTACATGGTGAGGGAACTGAGGAAACGAAATATTGACCGCTATAATGATACTGCATTCTACCGCAGAGCTTCGATCAAAGAAGACTGGGAAGGTTTCAGAAGAAGCGTGTCAAACTCCAATCTCGAAAACAAGAATGAGGTTCTTCAGATTATTGATTCACGAGATCTATCCAATGAGCAGAAGGAAGAACGCATCCGCAGGGCTGGTACCTGGGATTATCTGGCTGAAAATATTTTCCCACCTCTCAGAAGATCAGAAGTAACAATGCATACCTACGGTAATATCCGGGATCTGGATACCGTACGTGCCGCAGGGGACCGTGCATTAAATAACCTGAATCAGCAAGAGGTATTGGTGTACGCCTTTAATCATCCTGACACATCCGTTAAGCTGAATGCTTATCAGTATTACATGAATACCTACCCTGATGATTGGTTTGGGCCTAATAATTATGCTGTGGCACTAATGTGGACTGAACAGTATGTGAGGGCAAACGAAATACTAACTACATTGCACAACCAGCATCCTGATAATGACACGATTGCATCAAATCTTGGAGTATCCTATCGCTTTGTGAGAAACTACCAGCTTGCTGAAGAGCACCTCAAAAACGCGGAAAGTGGTGGAATGAATGAGGATAATAACCTGGGGATACTTTATATTAAAACTGCCCAGTATGATAAAGCTGTAGAGACATTCCCTGCTGACCAGTGTGATTACAATGCAGCACTTGCTCATACCCTTGCCGGCCAATATGATGAGGCAATCAGTAGGATTGAATGCAAAGTGGATAAAACAGCGGCTGATTTTTATCTTCGTGCTATTGCAGCAGCAAGGAAGGGAGATAAAAGTCTTTTGACTACAAGCCTGACCCGTGCGGTGATGGAGGATTCTTCGTACCGTGAAAAAGCAACAAATGATCTGGAATTCAGAGCCTACAGGGATGATCCCCAGTTCAAAAATGCTCTTCGTTAATTAATCAAATCAAATTATTTTTAATCTTATGAAATTATCAAAAATCCTTTTACTGGCCTTTCTGGCCTTTTCAATGGTCGCTAATCAGTCTTGCAAGAAAAATGGAGATGATGATGTGGTCATTACTGACCCTAAACTTGAAGTGGAGACAGGAAGTGAATTTGTTACCCCAGGTTCAATAGTTGAAATCGCCATTTCTGCCAATTCAGATGTAAACGCAGAGCTTAGCTCTATTGAGGTGCTCTCCAAAAGTGTAGGTTCAGCAACTGTAACTGAGCTTGATACATCTATCAGCAAAACTACTTTTACTTACGATCTGGAATACATGGTGCCATCTGACGCGGCATCCGGTGAAAAGATTGATATTGAGGTGAAAGCCACAGATGATGGTGGCCGCTCCACAACAGAGATTATCACGCTCACGGTTTCCACGCCTTTGCAGATTATTAAGAATCCTCATGCGGCTGACAGCACTTTTAAGGTCTGGAATATACTTGGCCAGCAACCAGGCGCATTTAGTATTCACCTTTTGACTAACCTGACTGTGAATGACACGGATGACCTGAAGGATATGGTTGACCAAACAGTTTCAGCCAGTGAATTTGCCAGAAGCTGGAAGTCGGAAGACGGAGCAATGTACGTAAGGGATAACAACCTTAATTTCGATGGGATCAGTTCAGCCGCTCTGCAGGCCTCTTATGATGCCGGCAGTCCATCAGATGAAATATCCAGTATTGAAGAAGGCGATGTCATTATTGTCAAAATGGCTGAGCCAGGTGCAGGTCTTGCTGTAGTACACATCATTCAAGTAAATGTCACAGCAAGTGATAACAACGATTACATAGGCTTTTACATAAAGAAGTAATTTGTTTCTTTCCTGACTAAAAAAGCCGGCTTATTGAAAAGCCGGCTTTTTTTATGCATTTACCAAAAGCCAATATGAGTTTTTTATATCCTCAATTTTTATGGGCTTTGCTTGCCCTTGCTATACCAGTCATTATTCATTTTTTCAATTTCAGGAGATATAAGAAACTATATTTCCCCAATGTGAGGTTTTTGACAGAGGTAGAGCAGGAGAGCAAATCCCGCAATAAGCTGAAGCACTGGCTTTTGCTTTTGACACGCCTGATGGCCCTATCGCTGTTGGTCCTGGCTTTTGCGCAACCTTTTAATCCGGATGCCGAATCCGCAGCGGTTACCGGCAGAAATGCCGTGAGCATTTATGTAGATAATTCCTTTAGTCTCACAAATGCGTCCGAAGAAGGAACCCTGTTACAGCAAGCGAATAACCTGACAGAGGATATTGCCTGGGGATATGGGGAATCCGATTTATTCAATATTATAACGAACACCACTGAGCATTCCATTACGGCATTTCGCCCCAGAAGGGAATTTATAGATAATCTTCCGGGACTCCAGGAAAGTGCGGTTACCCGTTCCTTGCAGGCAGTAGTAAGCCAGCAGGAGCAATTGTTATCTTCAGCCGATGCACCTAATTATACAAGCTACCTCGTATCCGATTTTCAAAAATCAATGATGGGAGACCAACTGCCGGTATTGGATTCAAATGTGAATTATTATCTCGTGCCGCTGGAAGGCGCAAAAACTCAAAATCTTTATATTGATTCTGCATGGTATGAATCGCCAATCTTTCAGCCGGGGCAGCCTGTGGAGTTGAAGGTAAGAATACGGAATTTTGGCAATGAAGCAGTTACTGACAATTCGATAAAACTTAATGTAAATGGCAGGCAAAAGGGATTGGCTACTTTCGGTGCCGGGGGCGATGAGTCGATTACAGTAAATCTTTCCCATACCGTTGACGAAACAGGATGGAACAGGGGGGTGCTTTCTATAGAAGATTATCCGGTAACTTTTGATAACGATTACTATTTCAGCTTTTTCGTAAAGGAACAGCAGAGAGTGCTGATCGTGAATAACAGTCAGGTAAATCCATTTCTCAGGGCTGTCTTTAGCACTGATCCATATAGCAACCTTACCAACACGACCGCTGGAAATCTTGATTACTCTACATTCCCCGAATATGATCTGATCATTCTTAATGAGCTTCCGGAACTATCATCCGGATTGGTGAGCCAGATTGGGAATTATGTGCGTGATGGGGGAAACCTGTTCGTTGTTCCGCCTGACGAAGAATCCATTGTTATGGAAGGATATAATAATTTACTAGCCTCTCTGAATGCGGGTCAGATGCTGGAATTCTCAAAAAAAGAAGCAAGGGTTCAGAATATAAATTTTGAGCATCCTGTATATCGGAATGTATTTGAGGATATTCCTGAAAACATTAATCTTCCGGTGGTCCAGCAGCATTTTGACTTCCGGGTATTTTCACGCAGCCGCATGGCTAACCTCCTTCCACTTAATGACGGTGGTTTTCTCCTGGCTCAGTTTGATGCAGGCGATGGGAATTTCTACATGGCATCTACTCCTTTCAGAGAAGGATATACCAATTTCCCCAGGCATGGACTTTTTGTGCCAACGCTGTATAAACTCGCTGTATATAAGAACCGGAGCGTCAACCTTGCCTATTTTATTGGTAATGACAACTTGGTGGAGGTGCGCAGAAGTCTTGAAAATAAAGATCAGGTATTAGTACTGCGAAAGGATGAATTTGAGGTGGTGCCTGATCAGCGTTATGTAAACGGTAGGTTTATGCTCACAACAGGCGACAACCTGACTTCGGCCGGCTTTTATGATCTCATTCCTGCAGGACCCTATGTGGAGAGCGTTCCTTTAGCCACACTAGCATTCAATTTCAGCCGGAGCGAATCGGAACTGGATTTTTATTCTGCTGAAGAATTGAAGGAAAGATTTGCCGGCCAGCCAAACGTACGCGTCCTGGAGACAACTGGTCGGGACTTATCGCTTCAACTTGCCGACATAAGTTCCGGTACAGGATTGTGGAAGTGGCTCATCCTCGCGGTTATTATATTTTTGCTGGGCGAAACAATGCTCGTCAAATTTATGCGCAAATGACTCTATTGGGGAAATCAGCAATTCTCTATGCACCGAATCATCCGGGGCATCTTCAAAGGCTTGATATTTTTATCGAAAATGGAATTATTACCAGGATTGCTGATAATATTGAGGCCGAGGCTCACATAAGACTGGAAGCAGACGATCTCTGCGTTTCACCGGGGTGGATGGACATGCAGGTGGATTTTTCAGATCCGGGGAATGAATATAGAGAGGACCTCGAATCGGGAACTGAAGCAGCAGCCTATGGAGGAATGACTACAGTAGCGCTATTCCCCGAAACCGTGCCTCCGCTGGATGCGAAATCACAAATTCAATATATAAAGGGAAAAACAGCCCATCAGCCTGTGACCGTTCTGCCGGTGGGAACCATAAGCAAAGGAATGGAAGGCATAGCACTGTCGGAGATGCTGGATATGTATAATGCGGGCGCAGTGGCATTTGGCGATGGCACCAACGGCCTCACCAATTCAGGGCTTTTGCTGAAAGCGCTGATGTATGTAAAGAGCTTTGACGGAGTGGTGATGGTACATCCTGAAGATCCGGCCATGGCGCCTGAAGGCCTGATGAATGAAGGGGTCGTCAATACTCGACTGGGCCTGGCCGGCATTCCTTCAATTGCAGAGGAGACAGCGGTAGCCAAAGCCATCTCGCTAGCAGAGTACAGCGGCAGCCGGTTGCATTTTACAACTCTCAGCACAAGTGGAAGCGTGGAACTGGTTCGCGAAGCCAAAAAAAACGGAGTGAAAATAACGGCAGGCGTTTCTGTTTTTCATTTGAATTTTAATGAATCTGCGCTCGAAGAATTTGATACGAACCTGAAATTACGGCCCCCACTGCGCCCGGCAAAAGATTGCGAAGCACTGAGAAAAGCTGTAAGGGAAGGGGTTATAGACGTAGTCGTTTCCAATCATCAACCCAAGATTGCCGATAGAAAGAATTGCGAGTTCGCATTGGCCGCTACTGGCGCTATCGGTATCCAAACATTGTTCCCTATGGTACTTCAGGCTTTTGGCACTGAAGATTTATCCTGGCTCACCCAATTGATGTCCATGCATCCGCGAAAAGTACTTGGTCTTGAGCAGCCTCTGATAGAGCAAGGTGCAAAGGCGGACCTTACCTTTTTCTCTCCTTCATCAGTTTGGAAGTTTAATGCAACTTCAAATAAAAGCAAGAGCTGCAATACTCCTCTCTGGGAAACGGAACTTAAAGGAAGGGCACTGGCAATAGCCAACAGAGGACAGGTGAAGTATCTTGATTAGAAGCGGAAATAATAACTTTGGCAGCCGTAGCCACAACTTCTAATATAACTATCATTCATGGCGGACAACAGTCTTTCACTGCAATCACCACCCATAAAGTATGGGATAATAGGGGGAGTATTTTACATATTTGCCGTCACCGTACTGTACGTTTTAGGTGTTTCATATTACACCAACCCTTTCATAAAATTTTTCCTGTTCTTAATAATATGCTTTTTTCCGGTTCGGGCAGGTTTGGAAATGAGGGCGTTAAATGGTGGCTTCATCCAATTTTCCAGTGCCCTGTTCAATATTTT from Bacteroidia bacterium includes these protein-coding regions:
- a CDS encoding glycosyltransferase family 1 protein, with product MKKKSLSDITMVSEKHLHILSFDVPYPPDYGGVIDVYYKMKAFADQGIHVHLHCYQYGREAAKQLEEICDEVIYYKRKIYKDPFFSKDPYIVITRNSGEILDNLRKDDYPIFFEGLHSCYYLNSEILHNRFKVVRMHNIEHVYYKNLAKIEKNLFKKYFFNTEANRLRKFEKHLKKANLTAAISPADHQYLNLKYQNSFYLPVFHSNTQVEVLPGKGDFVLYHGNLSVGENNEAAIYLIREIFNDLEIPLYIAGMNPSSELIKAAAENPGVKLFSKLNNQEIHNLIQKAQINILHTQQNTGIKLKLVNVLFNGRFCIVNPKMVEATGLEDLCIVAPTKQKMKAFVQEYFEKEFPHEEITKRKCVLESNFNNERNTKLIIDKINFN
- a CDS encoding ATP-binding cassette domain-containing protein; protein product: MENVVVYLHDAKIYQQDALVLNNVNLNVSRGEFVYLTGKTGSGKSSLLKAIYGDLPLASGKGKVAGFDLTALNRRKTAFLRRKLGIVFQDFQLLTDRSVADNLTFVLKATGWKRKDLIEKRLQEVLNLVGLGTKHFKMPYALSGGEQQRVVIARALLNDPQVILADEPTGNLDPEISDEILRLLKKISEDGTAVIMASHDYRIMEKYPSRTLKVNDGHILELN
- a CDS encoding fructose-6-phosphate aldolase, giving the protein MYIIKVKGKTKIPDYVQIRDENFTLLAYFRADRPEKALAKCGLESQTSTIKGIIETIPFGKMQKLQV
- a CDS encoding BatA domain-containing protein yields the protein MSFLYPQFLWALLALAIPVIIHFFNFRRYKKLYFPNVRFLTEVEQESKSRNKLKHWLLLLTRLMALSLLVLAFAQPFNPDAESAAVTGRNAVSIYVDNSFSLTNASEEGTLLQQANNLTEDIAWGYGESDLFNIITNTTEHSITAFRPRREFIDNLPGLQESAVTRSLQAVVSQQEQLLSSADAPNYTSYLVSDFQKSMMGDQLPVLDSNVNYYLVPLEGAKTQNLYIDSAWYESPIFQPGQPVELKVRIRNFGNEAVTDNSIKLNVNGRQKGLATFGAGGDESITVNLSHTVDETGWNRGVLSIEDYPVTFDNDYYFSFFVKEQQRVLIVNNSQVNPFLRAVFSTDPYSNLTNTTAGNLDYSTFPEYDLIILNELPELSSGLVSQIGNYVRDGGNLFVVPPDEESIVMEGYNNLLASLNAGQMLEFSKKEARVQNINFEHPVYRNVFEDIPENINLPVVQQHFDFRVFSRSRMANLLPLNDGGFLLAQFDAGDGNFYMASTPFREGYTNFPRHGLFVPTLYKLAVYKNRSVNLAYFIGNDNLVEVRRSLENKDQVLVLRKDEFEVVPDQRYVNGRFMLTTGDNLTSAGFYDLIPAGPYVESVPLATLAFNFSRSESELDFYSAEELKERFAGQPNVRVLETTGRDLSLQLADISSGTGLWKWLILAVIIFLLGETMLVKFMRK
- a CDS encoding dihydroorotase, translating into MTLLGKSAILYAPNHPGHLQRLDIFIENGIITRIADNIEAEAHIRLEADDLCVSPGWMDMQVDFSDPGNEYREDLESGTEAAAYGGMTTVALFPETVPPLDAKSQIQYIKGKTAHQPVTVLPVGTISKGMEGIALSEMLDMYNAGAVAFGDGTNGLTNSGLLLKALMYVKSFDGVVMVHPEDPAMAPEGLMNEGVVNTRLGLAGIPSIAEETAVAKAISLAEYSGSRLHFTTLSTSGSVELVREAKKNGVKITAGVSVFHLNFNESALEEFDTNLKLRPPLRPAKDCEALRKAVREGVIDVVVSNHQPKIADRKNCEFALAATGAIGIQTLFPMVLQAFGTEDLSWLTQLMSMHPRKVLGLEQPLIEQGAKADLTFFSPSSVWKFNATSNKSKSCNTPLWETELKGRALAIANRGQVKYLD